A single window of Gadus morhua chromosome 22, gadMor3.0, whole genome shotgun sequence DNA harbors:
- the LOC115535650 gene encoding V-type proton ATPase subunit C 1-A — protein sequence MTEFWLISAPGEKTCQQSWDKMMMATTHTTNLSTNNKFNIPDLKVGTLDVLVGLSDELTKLDTFVESVVKKVAQYMADVLEDSRDKIQENLLANGVDLVTYVTRFQWDMAKYPIKQSLKNISEIISKQVSQIDNDLKARASAYNNLKGNLQNLERKNAGSLLTRSLADIVKKEDFILDSEYLLTMLVVVPKINYVEWQKTYETLSEMVVPRSTNLLFEDHDSGLFSVTLFRKAIDDFKHKARENKFTVRDFQYNDEEMKADKEELTRLSTDKKKQFGPLVRWLKVNFSEAFIAWIHIKALRVFVESVLRYGLPVNFQAMLLQPHKKNVKKLREVLYDLYKHLDGSANIIDAAMDIPGLNLSQQEYYPYVYYKIDCNLLDFKF from the exons ATGACTGAGTTCTGGTTGATCTCCGCTCCGGGCGAGAAGACATGTCAGCAGAGCTGGGACAAGATGATGatggccaccacacacaccactaacCTGTCCACCAACAACAAGTTCAACATCCCAGATCTCAAG GTTGGAACACTAGATGTCTTGGTTGGTCTGTCGGATGAGCTGACAAAACTTGACACCTTTGTCGAGAG tgtggtgaAAAAGGTGGCCCAGTACATGGCAGATGTTCTGGAGGACAGCCGAGATAAGATCCAGGAGAACCTGTTAGCTAACGGAG TTGACCTGGTCACATATGTGACCAGGTTCCAGTGGGACATGGCCAAGTATCCCATCAAACAGTCGCTGAAAAACATCTCTGAGATCATCTCCAAG CAAGTGAGTCAGATTGACAACGACCTGAAGGCAAGAGCCTCGGCCTACAACAACCTGAAGGGAAACCTGCAGAACCTGGAGAGGAAGAACGC GGGCAGCCTGCTGACCAGGAGTCTGGCAGACATCGTCAAGAAAGAAGATTTCATTCTGGATTCTGAGTATCTTCTAACCATGCTGGTGGTCGTACCAAA GATTAACTATGTTGAGTGGCAGAAGACGTACGAGACTCTGTCTGAGATGGTGGTCCCCCGGTCCACTAA CCTGTTGTTTGAGGACCACGACAGCGGCCTGTTCAGCGTCACTCTCTTCAGGAAGGCCATCGATGACTTCAAGCACAAGGCCAGAGAAAACAA gttcactgtGCGGGACTTCCAGTACAACgatgaggagatgaaggccGACAAAGAGGAACTGACGCGGCTGTCCACCGACAAAAAGAAACAGTTT GGTCCCTTGGTGCGGTGGCTGAAGGTGAACTTCAGCGAGGCCTTCATCGCGTGGATCCACATCAAAGCGCTGCGTGTGTTCGTAGAGTCCGTCTTAcg CTATGGTCTGCCGGTGAACTTCCAGGCCATGCTCCTGCAGCCCCACAAGAAGAACGTCAAGAAGCTGCGCGAGGTGCTGTACGACCTGTACAAACACCTGGACGGCAGCGCAAACATCATAGAC GCTGCCATGGACATCCCCGGGCTCAACCTGAGCCAGCAGGAGTACTACCCCTATGTGTACTACAAGATAGACTGCAACCTGCTGGACTTCAAGTTCTAG